A genomic region of Bactrocera dorsalis isolate Fly_Bdor chromosome 3, ASM2337382v1, whole genome shotgun sequence contains the following coding sequences:
- the LOC105228650 gene encoding inactive peptidyl-prolyl cis-trans isomerase shutdown, translating to MEEENLPGSCNFLKDPLSISDLIGPGTTFEINTNFDEGFSNDIFDELNLGSDEEDDEKSAVDHSTLVSPWTKTFDELRQQMVQINEHIYKKITQPGLAENGEVPLNARVCIRYNAYWEGEGAPFDSSFLRGSSYQFYTGRNEVIEGLEEAVRTMYRGEQAQFVISHHLLFREIGCPPRIKPSADGLFIIELVSFNAIGDLEADKNLTDEERGKYSIVIEKIREVHLKGLDFFGQGLYKNAFRAFEKAVSLLNSCHLANEQEEKEQTAFLLKLYTNLAVCYNKVNLPTKACIMCKEIRQLTNNKPSCKALFQEGRALLLLGEYERARQILIRSQRIEPQNEDISRELKILEERYAKYKENERSIWTKAMGIIKKKDVGKKGDAGSAETPSIFEQEMAELMKSFKDNMDLNNFNLPPGLTKSEIKTVDELAQSMELKLILSPLDNATYTLSKVNKK from the exons ATGGAGGAAGAAAATTTACCTGGAAGCTGCAACTTTCTAAAAGACCCATTATCAATAAG CGATCTCATTGGTCCTGGCACAACATTTGAGATTAACACAAACTTTGATGAGGGCTTCAGCAACGATATATTCGATGAATTAAATTTAGGTTCTGATGAGGAAGACGATGAAAAGTCGGCTGTAGATCACTCAACACTGGTTTCGCCGTGGACAAAAACATTTGATGAACTGCGTCAACAAATGGTGCAGATAAATGAacacatttacaaaaaaattacacagCCGGGACTAGCAGAAAACGGTGAAGTGCCGTTAAATGCACGTGTGTGTATACGATATAATGCCTATTGGGAAGGTGAAGGGGCACCTTTTGATTCATCATTTTTACGTGGCTCCTCGTATCAATTCTATACTGGACGAAATGAAGTAATCGAAGGATTAGAGGAAGCAGTGCGCACAATGTATCGTGGCGAACAGGCACAGTTTGTAATTTCACATCATTTGCTCTTCCGTGAAATTGGTTGTCCGCCACGCATAAAACCAAGTGCCGATGGACTCTTCATTATAGAATTAGTTTCATTCAATGCCATTGGTGATTTAGAGGCAGATAAAAACTTAACTGATGAAGAACGAGGCAAATATTCCatagtaattgaaaaaatacgtgaaGTACATCTCAAAGGTCTAGATTTCTTTGGACAAGGCTTATACAAAAATGCTTTTCGTGCCTTTGAGAAAGCAGTAAGTTTGCTGAACAGTTGTCATTTGGCGAACGAGCAAGAGGAGAAAGAGCAAACagcatttttattgaaactaTACACAAACTTGGCAGTTTGCTATAATAAAGTTAATCTACCAACGAAGGCTTGCATTATGTGCAAAGAAATACGACAGTTGACTAACAATAAACCCTCGTGTAAAGCATTATTTCAAGAAGGACGTGCATTGCTACTGCttg GCGAGTACGAACGCGCACGGCAGATACTTATACGCTCCCAACGCATCGAGCCACAAAACGAAGATATCAGTCGGGAGCTGAAAATATTGGAAGAACGGTATGcaaaatacaaagaaaacgAGCGCAGCATTTGGACGAAGGCAATGGGTATAATAAAGAAGAAAGATGTCGGCAAAAAAGGTGATGCTGGTAGCGCCGAGACGCCCAGCATCTTCGAACAAGAAATGGCAGAACTAATGAAAAGTTTCAAGGACAACatggatttgaataatttcaatttgccaCCTGGCTTAActaaaagcgaaataaaaactGTAGATGAGCTAGCGCAGAGCATGGAGCTAAAACTAATACTTTCACCGCTAGACAATGCAACCTATACGCTTAgcaaagtgaataaaaaataa
- the LOC105228651 gene encoding hydroxysteroid dehydrogenase-like protein 2, protein MINTGKLAGRTLFITGASRGIGKAIALKAARDGANIIVAAKTSTPHPKLPGTIYTAAEEIEKVGGRAHPCVVDVRDEQQVRSAVQDAVAKFGGIDILINNASAISLTGTLDTDMKRYDLMHHINTRGTFLVSKECLPYLTKSNHAHILNISPPLNLNPIWFAPHVAYTMAKYGMSMCVLGMAEEFRSAKVAVNALWPRTAIHTAAIEMLTGPDSLNVSRKVDIMADAAYAVLVREPTQCTGRFLIDDEVLTEAGVTDLKQYACNPEYADKLMPDFFLDIPENELNAIKEDIKQSKSVGASSGQIPALFGKIETLLSPELVQKTQAVFQFNIEGEEKGTWHLDLKNGTGSCGSGEPKISPDATLTMKANNFHDMFSGKLKAATAYMTGKLKISGDLNKAMKLEKLMRSLKSKL, encoded by the exons atgattaATACAGGGAAACTAGCTGGACGCACACTTTTTATTACTG GTGCGTCGCGTGGAATTGGCAAAGCTATTGCACTAAAAGCGGCACGCGATGGTGCAAACATAATTGTCGCTGCTAAAACAAGCACACCACATCCCAAATTGCCAGGAACAATTTATACTGCGGCTGAAGAAATTGAAAAGGTTGGTGGTCGTGCACACCCCTGTGTTGTAGATGTACGCGACGAGCAGCAAGTACGCTCAGCTGTTCAGGATGCTGTCGCAAAATTCGGTGGCATTGACATTCTCATTAATAATGCATCTGCCATTTCACTCACTGGTACGCTGGATACAGATATGAAGCGTTATGATCTTATGCATCATATTAACACACGTGGCACTTTCCTTGTATCAAAGGAATGTTTACCATATTTGACGAAGAGTAATCATGCACACATATTGAATATATCTCCGCCTTTAAATTTGAATCCGATCTGGTTTGCTCCACATGTGGCCTACACAATGGCTAAATATGGTATGTCTATGTGTGTGCTGGGTATGGCCGAAGAATTCCGTTCTGCCAAAGTGGCCGTAAACGCGTTATGGCCACGAACTGCTATACACACGGCTGCCATAGAAATGTTGACTGGGCCAGATAGTTTAAATGTATCGCGTAAAGTTGATATCATGGCAGATGCCGCATATGCAGTTTTGGTGCGTGAACCTACTCAGTGTACAGGACGTTTTCTTATTGACGATGAAGTCTTAACCGAAGCTGGTGTCACGGATTTGAAACAATATGCCTGTAATCCAGAATATGCCGACAAATTAATGCCAGATTTCTTTTTGGATATTCCCGAGAATGAACTCAATGCAATTAAAGAAGATATTAAGCAAAGCAAATCTGTTGGTGCATCTTCCGGTCAAATACCGgcattatttggaaaaattgaaacattgctTTCACCAGAACTGGTGCAAAAAACGCAGGCTGTTTTCCAATTCAATATTGAAGGAGAAGAAAAAGGCACATGGCATTTGGATTTAAAAAATGGAACAGGCTCATGTGGTAGTGGTGAACCAAAGATTTCACCTGATGCAACTTTAACAATGAAAGCTAATAACTTCCATGATATGTTTTCGGGAAAACTAAAGGCTGCAACTGCGTATATGACAGGCAAACTAAAAATTTCCGGTGACTTGAATAAAGCAATGAAACTGGAGAAGCTTATGCGTTCcctaaaatcaaaattatag
- the LOC105228652 gene encoding hydroxysteroid dehydrogenase-like protein 2 translates to MINTGKLAGRTLFITGASRGIGKAIAIKAARDGANIVIAARTTEENPKLPGTIYTAAYEVEKAGGRALPCAVDIRDEHQVRAAVHDAVSRFGGIDIVVNNASAISFSTTAATKINHFDIMHQTNTRGAFIVSQECMPFLIRSEYSHILNIAPPLNLDPKWLSAHLGYTIAKYGMSMCVLGMAYELNAMSVAVNALWPRTSICTERIKALMGPEFLKRTRKVDIMADAAYAVLTREPKEFTGRFLVDDEVLTEAGIKDLDQYANDPTVADELMYESFVDIPKEKIVPFINRDIPAWKSILKERKPKVNTQKEEKKISGLFEKIGPLLSKELVQKTLAIYQFHIVGNEGGVWYIDLKNGAGSCGKGVPEEEADATFAITSENFVEVFSGKMKPSTALLMGEMKISGDLSKALKLEKLTKTLRSKMKID, encoded by the exons ATGATAAACACCGGCAAACTAGCTGGACGCACTTTGTTTATTACAG GTGCGTCACGCGGTATTGGAAAGGCAATAGCAATAAAAGCAGCTCGTGATGGTGCAAATATAGTGATAGCGGCTCGCACTACTGAAGAAAATCCTAAACTTCCTGGAACCATTTATACAGCTGCATATGAGGTGGAGAAAGCAGGTGGTCGTGCACTGCCTTGTGCTGTAGATATACGTGATGAACACCAAGTGCGTGCCGCTGTTCATGATGCTGTTTCAAGATTTGGTGGTATTGACATTGTGGTTAATAATGCCTCCGCCATTTCTTTCTCTACTACAGCGGCCACAAAAATAAACCATTTTGATATTATGCATCAAACCAATACACGTGGCGCTTTCATCGTATCACAAGAGTGTATGCCCTTTTTAATACGAAGCgaatattcacatattttaaatattgcccCGCCTTTAAACTTGGACCCTAAATGGCTCTCAGCTCATTTAGGGTATACCATAGCAAAGTACGGTATGTCTATGTGTGTGCTAGGTATGGCCTATGAGCTAAACGCTATGTCAGTGGCGGTAAATGCCTTGTGGCCCCGAACTTCAATATGCACAGAGAGAATCAAAGCGCTTATGGGACCTGAATTTCTGAAGAGAACACGCAAAGTGGATATTATGGCGGATGCAGCTTATGCAGTGCTTACACGTGAGCCAAAAGAGTTTACTGGTCGCTTTCTAGTCGATGATGAAGTTTTAACTGAAGCTGGTATAAAAGATCTCGATCAGTATGCTAACGACCCTACAGTAGCAGATGAATTGATGTATGAATCTTTCGTGGATATACCAAAAGAGAAAATTGTACCTTTTATTAATCGAGATATACCGGCATGGAAGTCTATATTGAAAGAAAGAAAACCGAAAGTAAATACacaaaaagaagagaaaaaaatttcaggattgtttgaaaaaattggaCCGCTACTTTCAAAGGAACTTGTTCAAAAAACATTAGCGATTTATCAATTTCATATAGTGGGTAATGAAGGTGGTGTTTGGTACATTGACCTAAAAAATGGTGCAGGTTCTTGTGGAAAAGGCGTACCAGAAGAGGAAGCGGATGCAACATTTGCAATAACATCAGAGAATTTTGTCGAAGTATTTTCTGGTAAAATGAAGCCATCAACAGCCCTTCTTATGGGTGAAATGAAAATATCGGGAGATTTGAGTAAAGCTCTTAAATTGGAGAAACTTACAAAAACACTTAGgtcaaaaatgaaaatagatTAA
- the LOC105228653 gene encoding serine palmitoyltransferase 1 → MVAIPYLFNEIERIFENTPLYVIVLEAFLLLSVIWLLLFKRNGRGKRYTKIEEEEIISKYEPEPLIAETDPNHPLLQTRLVQSKVGKRVVVDGHECLNLATHNYLGLLEDDKILEDACNTLKKYGVGSCGPRGFYGTMDVHLDLEERLAKFTGMEESVVYSYGFSTIASAIPAYAKRGDVIFADEMVNFAIQKGLDASRSTIYYYKHNNMADLERLLIEQQERDAKNPKKAAKTRRFLLAEGIYMNTGEICPLPELVALRAKYKLRLFLDESISFGTLGKTGHGLTEHFNVDLIEVDLIMAGMENSLATIGGFCVGSHFIVEHQRLSGLGYCFSASLPPLLTQAAISALDRFETEPQMFTQLQEISRNVQRIFGKFSKLKLRANELSPIKHLYIAEERENADEERELLIRIANKCITKGVAVIEARYLNNLEKHAIRQSIRITVNRLLTDTDIKHAFDVIESVSNEVL, encoded by the exons ATGGTCGCaattccttatttatttaacGAAATCGAACGCATATTTGAAAAT ACCCCTCTATATGTGATTGTATTGGAAGCTTTTCTGCTACTATCGGTTATATGGTTGCTACTTTTCAAGCGTAATGGGCGTGGCAAGCGGTACACAAAAATAgaggaagaagaaattatttccaaatatgAACCGGAACCACTCATCGCTGAAACCGATCCCAATCATCCACTGCTGCAAACACGTTTAGTTCAATCGAAAGTAGGCAAGCGTGTGGTAGTTGACGGACATGAGTGCCTAAATTTGGCAACGCACAACTATTTGGGTTTATTAGAAGATGACAAAATATTGGAGGATGCTTGCAATACATTGAAGAAATATGGTGTTGGTTCTTGCGGACCCCGTGGTTTCTACGGTACAATGGATGTACATTTGGATTTAGAAGAACGTTTAGCAAAATTTACAGGTATGGAGGAATCAGTGGTATACTCTTATGGATTCTCTACCATCGCAAGTGCTATCCCAGCATATGCAAAACGCGGCGATGTCATATTTGc TGATGAGATGGTTAATTTTGCTATACAAAAAGGTTTGGATGCTTCACGAAGCACTATTTATTACTACAAACACAATAATATGGCCGATTTAGAGCGTCTACTTATTGAGCAACAAGAACGAGATGCAAAG aaTCCAAAGAAGGCAGCCAAAACCCGTCGTTTCCTTTTAGCCGAAGGTATTTATATGAATACGGGCGAAATATGTCCTTTACCCGAACTTGTAGCGCTACGTGCTAAGTATAAATTGCGTTTGTTCCTGGATGAGAGCATTTCTTTTGGCACACTTGGTAAAACCGGCCATGGTCTCACCGAGCACTTTAATGTCGat CTGATTGAGGTTGATCTCATTATGGCAGGCATGGAAAATTCTCTAGCTACCATCGGCGGTTTCTGTGTCGGTTCACACTTTATCGTCGAGCATCAACGTTTGTCGGGTTTGGGTTATTGTTTCTCTGCATCACTTCCACCACTATTGACACAAGCAGCCATCTCTGCGCTTGATCGTTTCGAAACCGAACCGCAAATGTTTACGCAACTGCAGGAAATTTCGCGTAATGTGCAAAGGATATTTggtaaattttcaaagttaaaGTTGCGCGCCAACGAACTGTCGCCCatcaaacatttatatatagcGGAGGAACGCGAAAATGCAGATGAGGAGCGGGAATTGCTCATTCGAATAGCTAATAAG TGCATTACAAAGGGTGTTGCTGTTATTGAGGCGcgttatttgaataatttggaGAAACATGCTATACGTCAAAGCATACGTATAACGGTGAATCGCTTACTCACTGACACAGATATCAAGCATGCTTTTGATGTTATCGAAAGTGTATCCAACGAAGTGTTATAA
- the LOC105228655 gene encoding 1,4-alpha-glucan-branching enzyme: MDPMQVEVKNIEELFKLDGYLKPFEREIRRRHGVLKEWIGKIDQLEGGMDTFSQGYKYYGLHFQPDNSVIAREWAPGAQQVYLTGDFNNWQWEATPFKKLDFGKWELHLPANADGSAPIKHLSEVKVIIRNQAGHLLDRLSPWATYVRQPPKEANQGVNYKQYVWNPPPTERYLCKHPRPKRPKSLRIYECHVGIASQEPRVGSYQNFADNIIPRIKRQGYNAIQVMAIMEHAYYASFGYQVTSFFAASSRYGTPEELKRMIDVAHEHGLYVLLDVVHSHASKNVQDGLNQFDGTNSCYFHDGARGEHSLWDSRLFNYVEYEVLRFLLSNLRWWHDEYYFDGYRFDGVTSMLYHSRGIGEGFSGDYNEYFGLNVDTDALNYLGLANYMLHTQNPEVVTIAEDVSGMPTLCRPVDEGGIGFDYRLAMAIPDKWIELLKEFTDDAWNIGNIVHTLTNRRWKENTVAYAESHDQALVGDKTIAFWLMDKEMYTHMSTLSEPSLIIDRGLALHKMIRLITHALGGEAYLNFMGNEFGHPEWLDFPRVGNNDSYHYARRQWNLVDDALLKYKFLNEFDRAMNELEERYGWLHSDPAYVSWKHEGDKVIAFERAGLVFVFNFHPTQSFTGYRVGTNWAGTYQAVLSSDDELFGGQNRIDKNCKHLTRAEGYAGRQNFFEVYTPSRTAVVYAHVSD; the protein is encoded by the exons ATGGATCCAATGCAGgttgaagtgaaaaatattgaagaactttttaaattagaTGGTTATTTAAAGCCATTTGAACGTGAAATACGACGCAG ACATGGCGTGCTTAAAGAGTGGATCGGAAAAATCGACCAGCTCGAAGGTGGCATGGATACATTCTCACAAGGTTACAAATATTACGGATTACACTTCCAACCCGACAACTCTGTGATTGCACGTGAATGGGCACCTGGTGCACAGCAAGTTTATCTCACCGGTGATTTCA ATAACTGGCAATGGGAGGCGACCCCTTTTAAGAAGCTCGATTTCGGCAAATGGGAATTACATTTGCCCGCTAATGCTGATGGCAGCGCGCCCATCAAACATCTCAGCGAGGTGAAGGTGATAATACGCAATCAGGCCGGTCATCTATTGGATCGACTCTCACCGTGGGCCACATATGTGCGTCAACCACCCAAGGAGGCCAATCAGGGTGTCAACTATAAGCAGTATGTGTGGAATCCACCACCAACTGAACGCTACCTCTGCAAGCACCCACGTCCGAAGCGTCCCAAATCGTTGCGCATATATGAATGCCATGTGGGTATTGCCTCGCAGGAGCCACGTGTTGGTTCATATCAGAATTTCGCCGATAATATAATACCGCGCATCAAGCGTCAAGGTTACAATGCCATACAGGTTATGGCCATTATGGAGCACGCTTACTATGCCAGTTTTGGCTACCAGGTGACCAGTTTCTTTGCCGCCTCCAGTCGTTATGGCACACCCGAAGAGTTGAAACGCATGATCGATGTAGCGCATGAACATGGTTTGTATGTGTTATTGGATGTGGTGCATTCGCATGCGAGTAAGAATGTGCAGGATGGTTTGAATCAATTTGACGGCACCAATTCATGTTATTTTCACGATGGAGCGCGTGGAGAACATTCGCTATGGGATAGTCGACTCTTCAATTATGTAGAATATGAGGTGTTGCGCTTTTTGCTTTCCAATTTGCGTTGGTGGCACGATGAGTACTACTTCGATGGCTATCG GTTTGATGGCGTCACTTCCATGTTGTATCATTCACGCGGCATTGGTGAAGGTTTCAGCGGTGATTACAACGAATATTTTGGTCTAAATGTTGATACGGACGCATTGAACTATCTCGGTTTAGCCAATTACATGTTGCATACACAAAATCCAGAAGTTGTTACTATCGCAGAG GATGTATCAGGAATGCCCACACTCTGCCGTCCAGTCGACGAGGGCGGTATTGGTTTCGATTATCGTCTTGCCATGGCCATACCAGACAAATGGATTGAGTTGCTGAAAGAGTTCACAGACGACGCCTGGAATATTGGCAACATCGTGCACACATTGACAAATCGACGCTGGAAGGAGAATACAGTTGCATATGCCGAATCTCATGACCAAGCCTTGGTCGGTGATAAAACGATCGCCTTTTGGTTGATGGATAAAGAAATGTACACACACATGTCTACACTCTCCGAGCCGTCATTGATTATAGATCGCGGCCTTGCGTTGCACAAAATGATACGTTTGATCACGCATGCACTTGGAGGTGAGGCATACCTCAATTTTATGGGCAACGAATTCGGCCATCCCGAATGGTTGGATTTCCCACGTGTGGGCAATAACGATTCCTATCATTATGCGCGTCGTCAGTGGAATTTGGTTGATGATGCATTATTGaagtacaaatttttgaatgaatttgaTCGTGCGATGAATGAGCTGGAAGAACGCTACGGCTGGCTGCATTCAGACCCGGCATATGTCAGCTGGAAGCATGAAGGCGATAAAGTGATTGCTTTTGAACGCGCCGGTTTAGTGTTTGTGTTCAATTTCCACCCCACACAAAGTTTTACAGGCTATCGTGTTGGCACCAATTGGGCAGGCACTTATCAGGCGGTGCTGAGTTCGGATGATGAACTCTTTGGCGGCCAAAATCGTATTGATAAGAATTGCAAGCATTTAACACGAGCCGAAGGCTATGCAGGACGCCAGAACTTCTTTGAG GTTTACACACCCTCACGCACAGCTGTGGTTTATGCGCATGTAAGTGACTAG